TTTCTCCTTTACGCCTTCTCCTTCACTCTTGTTACACTTAGCTTGTATTAAATAAGCTATTTTATTTGGTTTGAGGATGTTTAAAACGTGTATTTTATTCACCGGGAATGCTGCCATCATGGGCGCAGCTGCAGGGCCAAATTTTAGCTAAACTAAACTTCACTTTTTGCACGACTTTCACGCTATTTTAGCTCTATTTTAAACACGTCTATCATGACATCTCGACAGTAGGTGTAGTGTATTTCTATATTAGCTCAGTGTGTTGTTAATTTAAGTGTGATTTGTAGCATTAAACATGGCGAGGCAGCTAGCAGGCCCTAGCTAAGCAGCGCATGGTGAGGCCCCAGGTTTAACCAGAGCTGACCTACAATCAGCCACATCAAGTTTTTAGGATGGATTAATCGTTATATCTGAGCATGCATCTTATATGCAGGACATTTAAATATCTTATTAAACATGCTCTGCTTCTAGGCGAGATTTGTTTAATCAGATTGCACCTCCCAGCTGCATTGAACATCctcttttattgtcttttgtttgatttttgtgtgtctttttcttctttttttttgtgtggtgacttattaaaacaattttttttctgtcatgtgtcTCACTGTTCAGATGTtgaaatgactttaaatgttgtaaataaataaataaattctgatttaagggttaaattgacttttatataattataataaaaataattttatatagcacatttaaaaacaaagtttacaaagtgctttgacaaaCAATGCAAAAGCAGTACAATAAATGTgacagtgtaaaataaaatgaaataaaagacattaGCAATAAACAAACAGACTAACGGCATCACATAAAAGAGTCTgtagaagtgatttaaaagaagttacTGACTCTTCGAAATTAAAGTAATTCTCCAGTTTTTAATTATCAgcaaacttaccttgtgtgtagGTTAAATGCATGTGGTGATATATTACTCTAATCTTTAACAAATCACAATCTTTAACAAATCACAATATTAAAAACAGCATGTTAGTATCAAGGCTGCAAACACTTATTTTATCATCAATTAATGCACTTTTATTAGTTAGAGTAGTTTGGTTTATAAGCCCGAAAGCGACGTCCTCAAAATCTCTTCTTGTACACATAACCtctaaatatattaatttaccATCATAGAagactgaataaaaatgaaaatattcacaattgGAGAATTTGGAACATTTTCGCTTGAAGAATGACCCAAAAATGATGAATCAGCTAtttaaaatagttgcagattaattgaaTTTATAAGTTTTCTACGTCGTCTTTCAGAAAGACAGTTTTGTAAAAAAGTTATGCAGATTCCCAAAATATCTGCACAACTTAGTTTGTTTTGCAAATTTGACTAAAACACATAAATCGTGATATTCTTGGACTGCTTTTCGCTGatgatgaatccacatttggtgtcCTAGTGAGTGGTTGTTGTAGCAGGAAGGTAAACGAgagattgagtcaaaataaactacattatATGTAGTTACTAGATTAATTCCTGGTTACTTTTTGGTCctttttcatgggatttgtttacagtaagtaaaataagtagttgTGCCGGCTGTATCAAAGGAGCATATTTAGTAGCAGACCttaaactttattgttagacTGATTTATTGTTGAACTGTAAAGCCAACAAAGGTTTGAGGTGGAGCTAAAACAAGTTACACCCAAACGTTGGCAAGACGAAACATAATTAAAGGGAACATTGAGTACTGCCTGCTCGTGTTTTAACATGTAGTGAGCTCAACCCGAGTAAACATTaactcttgttttatttttctcctttttttcaggGTGTCTTTTATGAATAATCAAAAGCAGCAAAAGCCAACGCTAACCGGCCAGCGTTTCAAAACGAGGAAAAGAGGTCAGTCCTCATCATCGTGTTTTCCTCTGATGCACAAATTATACTTTCTTATATTTTTCTAAATCTGACACATGCATCCTTTTtattctccctccctccacagATGAAAAGGAGAGGTTTGACCCTACTCAGTTTCAAGAAAGTATCGTACAAGGCTTGAATCAAACTGGCACTGACTTGGAAGCGGTCGCAAAGTTTCTTGATGCCTCTGGCGCCAAGCTTGACTACCGCCGGTATGCAGAGACACTCTTTGACATCCTGGTGGCTGGCGGGATGCTGGGTGAGTGGTTCAAAAAGAGACTCAACAGAGACTTAAGATACATTTATATACTTATACATGAGTTTCTAGTAGATTTAAGTTGGTTATTAAAGATGACTTTGTTAGTTTATCTTAATATGAAGTAAAGGTCCAGTTTTATCAGACAGAGATTAAAGGGTAGTCCTTAATTTAAGACAAGATTCAGAGAAAATATCCTGTGAGAATCAAGTTTAACCTTTGACTAGACTTAATCCCTGCTCAGGAAATCTCCCCAAAAcagttttaacattaaaatgaataaatattggCACAATTTAGCTTATTTATTGGTATCGCACAGAAATAATTTGATCTGGCACGAGAATATGAGCCAATAGAAGCTTTTGCAAACTATACATCATATAATAATGTGAAGTAAGCAGGAAAATaatctataaaacatcattaaaaagcTCAATTTCTGACTCTTCTGTGTTTATTTCCTCTCCTGCAGCCCCAGGAGGGACTCTGTCTGACGACATGACCCGTACGGAGTTCTGCCTCTTCACGGCACAAGAAGACCTGGAGACAATGCAAGCATATGCTCAGGTAcgcaaacatgttaaatatcacCCGTCACTGATCCACATCTGATTTGACGTTCTGTTCTGAAAAGAGCAAAACCGTGAAAGGACATTTCTTACGTGTGTTAAAGCCCTCTGAGTTAAgactgtcttttctttttctttattttaaacaaatagGTTTTTAACAAGCTGATCAGGCGTTACAAGTACCTGGAGAAGGGTTTCGAGGAGGAGATCAAGAaggtgagggtttttttttaatgatgtttaaatAATCAGACGTTGTATTGAGCTCTCTGGTGTCATGTTATTAAACTGTGAGGTTAAAACTCGTCATTCTGGTTAGACGAGTGTctgagatgatgatgaggtgTCGTTACAACGTGCAGCTTGTTGTTTACCCGAAGTGAAGTACAAATTATTGCTTTGTTAGTGCTGAAAGCTTTACAGTAATTCAGCTGATGTTTTTAACTGTGAGCGCTTAATTATAGTTCAGTGTTTCTGGTTTATATCTGAAAACACTGCAAATTTACAGCTgattttcttctattttaattatttggtcAAAAAATGCACATCACAGCTTTCTAGAGCTCAACATTTAAATTGCAGGTTTTTGTCCAGAAGAGAAAATCAGCATTTCATTTCTTCACATTTCAGAAACTGGAACAGAATactttttgggcatttttgtgATTTATAATCTATCAGTTATTGAAAATAGTTGATTCACTGTTTAAAACTGATAAACTCTTAACTTTAAATCTGAGTTTCAACTCATGTAGGGAAACATAACAAGTGTGGCAAATTTCttatctttttgttgtttgtttttatctctggTATTGTGGGAAAGTGATGATAACGTGCATCATAAAGCACTGTAAAGTGAAATTTGAGCCACACCTGCAGGCTTGtaaacgttttttttatttgggtcAGATTGACCTCGTGGGATAAACTGACCTGTGTGACAAACGTGTTGTTTTCTTCTCCGTCCGCTGTAGTTGCTGCTGTTTCTGAAGGGGTTCACTGAGTCTGAGCGCAACAAACTGGCCATGCTGACCGGCATCCTGCTGGCCAATGGCAACATATCAGCCTCCATCCTGAACAGTCTCTACAATGAGAACCTCGTCAAAGAGGGTGAGGATAAAATATCACAGGAAAGACTAAAAATGAGTCCGAGAGTTTCCCAAAAATGTCAATTCTggattatttttcacattttgttttcatcctGTCTTCTCTGTTCAGGCGTATCTGCAGCCTTCGCTGTCAAGCTGTTCAAGTCATGGATCAATGAGAAGGATATCAACTCTGTTGCCAGCATGCTCCGCAAAGTCGGCATGGACAACAGACTGATGGTAAACAAACGGTTTGATCTGTGTAGAGAGTAATCTGACTCTTCCTTCAGAGTTTAACCTCAGTGTTTTCACCCTCAGGAACTCTTTCCTGCCAACAAACGGAGCTACGAGCATTTTTCTAAGTACTTCACCGACGCCGGGCTAAAGGAGCTGTCCGACTTCGCCCGCAACCAGCAGTCCATCGGCGCCCGCAAAGAGCTGCAGAAGGAGCTCCAGGAGCAGATGAACCGCGGCGACCCACAAAAGGAGGTGAGAGGCGGCTCGTAGGGTAGAGTTtaaccacttcctgtttcctcctgGATCACAAAGCAGGGCTGCAGCTGAAGCGCTACTGACGATAAGAAGTCAAATGCTGCTAACAATAAACCTTTTTAATAGCTGTCTAAAATCGAATTGGAACTTATTAGTTAATGCTGCATTTATACAGTACAGGTGatgtattaaattatatttcttcttctttacaaaCGGATTTTCATTAATGAAACTTCCCCTCTTTGCACCGCGGCATCGTTTTTTGATTTGTGACTCACCAGCAGCTTAAACAGCAGCTACTGATCAGAGCAATAACAAAGGCTGACTCATAACCATTTTTATGAGCAGCTATGAAGAAGCCAGAAAGTTGCTGCTAAAATGGGAGCTGGGCAGTTTTTAAATGGCCTCATATTTCAGTCCAAATCCCTCGAGCTGCTGCTCCTCATCGTCGGTGTCGCTCAGCTGACCGAGCTTTGTTTAACATTCACACAACTGCAGACCTGATGTTTCTTGACGTATGTGTAACTGTGATGTGTTCGTCCTCAGATTATCGCCTACACcaaggaggagatgaagaaggGCAACCTATCAGAGCAGGCCATGATCAGCATCATCTGGACCAGCGTGATGAGCTGCGTGGAGTGGAACAAGAAGGAAGAGCTGGTGACCGAACAAGCCATCAAACACTTGAAGGTATGTGGGCGtcaaaaaagcataaaataaaagCCCTTAAATGTTCTTAGGGGGTTTAAACTTGAGGATGTACAGTAGAAACACATGTTTGTTGTTACCAAAAGACTGATTCAAGCCTCAGGTGTTCAGaatagcttgtttttttttttatcagtcgAGGGTTTTAAATCTTCTATTTGaagttcattttctttaaaaaaaaaaaaaaaaaaaaggttaaaattgAGTCCTTCTctataaataacaacaaatgtcAGCATATCAACAGCAGGATTTATCTTCTATGTATAAAAGTCTACTTTCGCTGTAATGAAACAGTCCTTTTAACATGCTAAAAAAACGACATAAATGACCGTTATAAATTATGgactcaataaaaacatattgcaAAATTCAGgttttaataaatcaaatgGCTTATCTTGATCATTCCTTGTGGGAGggtatttttcttttactttttgttttttcattattggCATAAATGCTGCTTGAAACACAGCTGCTCATTCaaccctttttttaatgatcttgGAGCCATTCAGTGCCTGTTTACTGTGCACATATTGCACATCTGACCGCTCAGCATCTGCATATTAATGATGCAGAGCTCAGTGCTGAAGACTTCCTCATAATATGTGAAACTCAGCTTGAAATAGGAACTAAAATAAAACTTGATGTGCCATTAAAAACTGAAGATTACAGTAAATCAATGCGCTTTAATGCACCAACAAGCTCTTATATACGTACATTATAACTCCCCGAAGAGGACGAGCTGAGAGTTGCTTCATGCCTCGTCTCGTGTTCCCACAGCTATACAGCCCTCTGCTGAAAGCCTTCACCTCCCAGGGTCTGTCCGAGCTCAGCCTGCTGCTGAAGATTCAGGAGTACTGCTACGACAACATCCACTTCATGAAGGCCTTTCAGAAGATCGTGGTGCTCCTCTACAAAGGTTTGGAACAGTCGGCTTTTAAAGAAATGGTTTATAAAGGTATGTCAGACTTTTTTGATGTATGTGTTGACTGTTTCTGCTTCTCTTCTTTCCCTCAGCGGACGTTCTGAGCGAAGAGGCCATACTGAAGTGGTACACTGAAGCCCACGTCGCTAAGGGGAAGAGCGTTTTCCTCGAGCAGATGAAAAAATTTGTCGAGTGGCTGAAGAATGCGGAGGaaggtaatttaaaaaaaaaaccctcacgGGGCAAGTTCTCACACAGATATTTCAGACTTGTCATGGCAGGAAAAGCAGAACTGGAGCTGATATCAACGACTGCTCCCTTCCCTTCAGGTTGTCCAGCGAGTCAGTTATTAGAGctaaatgttattaaaaatgttacataagCTCACAATAAGATGTAGGGCggcatttaaatcattttattgattttaatctGCTTATTTCTGAAAGtgttttctataaaatgtcagaaaatggcttaaaaatgcatctaaaaCACCAATATATTGACAAATTGTTGATCAGTTTTGCTCTAATAAGATGGAATATGAGTTTATAAGTATCTTTTTAAACAAGAATTCAACCTGATGTTTTCAAAGCACcagcacaaaatgaaaagcaaCTGAATTTATCTAGAAAGTAATAATTGCTTCGACATTTCCAAAGTTAATATATTCACATTAGGCAAATATTAAATGCATCAAAATCTGCATTTCGACCACAGGAAGTTTCCCTCAAGTGTCTAACTTAGTTTTAACCCCAAAAACGTCCCTGCTGTCGTTTTACTATCCAAAAAGTACAAGACTCATAAAAGAACGAAGTACTGCCGTGTCAGTTTGGGGTTAGAGGttaatgttaaaagttaaatttttgaaaagagagtgaatgaagagagggagctgCAGTAGTGAAAACAAAGCTGCTCAAGTTATTTTGTGCTGATAATTCATCTCTGAACTACGGTGGTAGCTAATAATTATCTGCCAATTATTGATGATTTTGTTAGAGCTGCAATGACTAGTCGATTGACAGTTAATCTTGCAACTATTTCGTGGTTGAATATTTATATTAGACTGTTTTTTGATgcagaaatgccaaatatttactagttgcagcttctcaaatcgGAGCGTTTGATTCTTTTCTGTCTCGCATGTGACAGAAAACTAATTATCTTTGAATTTTGAACCATTGATCAgacaaaaccagacatttgaagacatcaccttgaGTTTACATTATAATTACcactttcactgttttctggtgttttttcaagcaaaaaagaaaaacaactatttAAATAATTGTAATGTATTAGTGCCCATGGCagtgtcttcaaatgtcttattttgtctgatttaagagtaaaaacaaaaccaaattcaTTCATTGTCATGTATGACAGTGAAACATCAAATCCTCAATTTAGAAGATGAAACTAggaaatatttggcatttttgcttttaaaaaatgactatttgatgataaaatatCTACTCTGAAGCCtgaataaatcataataatacaaggCTCCTTCTAAATGTGATATTTGTAGACGTAAACCATTAAAcgtttcctcctccttctctcctcagAGTCTGAATCGGACGAAGAGGAGGCGGATTAAAGACCTCCATCGCCAATgagcttttttcctttttttcttcttttttttttttttctttttcaagtaGCAGCAGGAGCAGTAGAATGTGTTTCCCCTTCTTTATCTTCTACCTCCTGTTACTTTACtcccaaatacacacacgcatacacacgcacaccctTCCACCACCactccaaaacatttaaatgttatttaaataagATTTTTAAGAAAGGGCATCAGTCCTTACTCGTAACTTTGTGTTGCGGCTCACAGTGGAAGCGGAAAATGACTATTACCccccctcttcttttctttattattttgttattattggtATTATCGTTGTAATGCCTTCTGTAATTGGATACAAACATTCCATGTGATCTCGACAGCCGCTGCTTGTATGAATCTAAATCCGAGATTTGGTGAAAATATTCGAGTTCGCCTTTATGCCATGCGACTACGAAGCcgacaaaagaaaaaactaatacGATTTTTGCCaacatttattatcatcattattattcttatcattattattcttatttttctccCCTTTAAGTTTTCGTTTCGCCCAGCTCATGTTTTGGCTCCTGTTCGGTCTTCAACTTCGCCTTCGTTCTTGACTTTTTGGGTAAAACTGTAACTGCGTGTCGAGGTCGCTCTGGTCAGTCCGTCAGAAGACacgcccccccctccccctgccCTGCCCCCCCACCCCGCCCCCCTGTAAGATGCCTCGCCAGCTAACTGATTATTATTGGTTTCTACTTTCTTTAATCTGATATAAACCGATTGacttttttatgaaataaagaTTATTGAAATGGTTCTTGTTGTGTTCTGtggctttttattttagtttttggaaTAAAGAAACCAATCACTCTTTACAACCTAATATTGCTGAAAATCTAAGTATACCTCTTATCAGATTGCCACTTATGCCAGATTTTCTAACCAACATCAGTCACAAAAACACCGTAATTTCAAACAAAGATTCAATGTTAATTTATATTTTGGCTTAACGTGACATAAAATTGTCCAAACCTACAAAAAATTCTTCCATCCTAATGAAATAAATGGCATAAAACTGTCTATATAACTCTAAATGACCTgtgaaagttgtttttattaactTCAGGTGtcaaacagaaatatataatgGGATAAAAAGGCTGATATTCTGTCAGAAATGTGTATGGAAGCTTATTGTAGACtgaaaaattaggaaaaaaatacTCCATGACAAGTCGAAATTATGATAGTTTTAATTCAGCATCATACATTTGACTTGACATTAGTGTTGCTTTCGTCAACGAaaaattatgactaaatatcgTCGTCAACGAACCTTTATCACGTGACGAAAACGAGAAGCAACGtaaatgctggtcatgtgacgataactataattaaatatataatgctaTATTGTTGACGATTAAAAACTGGACTAAATgtggtttacaaaataaaaactctgctaAAATGTCTCTTCATTTTCGGTGACTAAAACGAGACGAGACGAAATGTTATAACGTTATTTCGTCTCGTTTAGTCGcgttgttactattatttttgcagtatttctgtttcctgtgtttcaCTTCGACGTCACTTCCTCAATCCGCGCTCGCGGCGTTATTCAGAAGATGCAGCTGCGGTAGGTTAACGTTAACGACAAACAACTGACACAGAGAACGGGACCGATGGTCGGCCAGCCCCGGTTATTCTTGAGTCTATAaggtaacaataatataataataagacaaccttgtttgaattgtgaaatgggtttggctaaaaaaaataattggttTTGTCTATACTATACTaggtacttatactatattgactgggttaaatagaattgcattactaaaaagagactaaaatacaattttcattgactaaaactagactaaaatgtcatcagtttttGTCAACTAAAACTAGAATAAAATACTCACAGATAATTTTGactaaaataagactaaaatgctcagacttttagtcgactgaaacttgactagactaaaaagagtatgaacgtgactaaaactcataaaaactaaaacgacagcttgacacaaagactaaaattaaaacaggccgccaaaaacaacactacttgaaatgagttttaattattttcagatGCAGTAATATTGGTTTACTTCAACCTGATATATCTTTACTGATGCATTTTTATAGTCATGAATGTCTTGTATGTATAAGCTTTCctgtagcgccaccatgaggtcaaAACGTAATTTGACTAAATTCCTGCTGAACTCAAGACATTCCCATCAGATGTAATGTCGTCTGTTCTCTTTTagaaatgttaacatgctgatatgAGCGTTTAGTTAAAAGTAGAACGTTACAGAGCTGCTAACTTGGCTCTAGACTTGTCAGTATTGAGACATAATACTAAACTTATGATTGTATTAATAATTTTACCAGGATTTAAAGACATGACGGGACAATTTTCACTAAACGAGGACCCGTCTACGTTTTCTACACCTTGaaagtcattaaatttgacAAACTGAAGCAAGTTTCCCGCATTTAAAGATCCACCAAACCAAAGTTCTTTTCACCAAacctgttccttctttccaccaGTAAAGAGGAACAGGATAACCCCAAAATTAGCCTTTATTACAGGTTTTAGCGTCTGAACTTGCAGGAAAATAGTATTTCTTCAACACTTGAAATCCCTGCTGAATAAAGAGAAGACACCCTGATATTatacttgttttttattgtacaaaaatacatttattgtcaAGCAGCTTGTCAGTATTTGCGATGTGCAAAGGACACAGTTATCAGGTATTCAAGTACATTATACAGTCATGTTACACATTGGATTTAGAGGTAGgccttttatatttaaaacaggTTTGAGGTAGTGTGCAACATTTCCCAGTTGATTGTAAAAGGATTATTATctaaatatagatttttttttttttttttccagattagTGCAAAAGGCGATCTTTTGCACTGTGCATGTATGGGTTTCCCACATTCATGCCCACACAAAACGTcaaagttttgtgtttttcttttttaaagtgataCAGAGATTGTGCAACAATGCAAAAGTAAACATTTCACCACACTGCAAGTATATTTATCTTGACTTCAGGCCAAAAATCTAAAACAACAACTTGGCAAAACGGGCAGAGCTGCATCAGTGGAGCCTCAGATTTTCCTTCAACAGCTCTCGGACTGAAGTGCGGTAGCCTCGTCACGCTTGAGGATACGTACTAAAATAATCTAGTTTGTCTAATGAGGAAAGTCTCAGCTCCAAACTGCAATCACCTTTATCAGATTAAACTGTTGATTTATCTCCAAAAACCAAATCTGGTGGAAAAATATCAAGTGTTAATCTTTTCGAGGTCCAAAAtactaaacaaataaagtaaaagttcTTCTTCCTGTGCCCTTTGCAGGTTGTGATTTAAACTCAATGGTTGAAAAGTGACGTCAAGCCACCAAAACTAAAGCTGTTATAGATTTAACTGAGCCTAATCTCACCAAACTACCATTTTGACATAGTTATCAGTTAtggaaaatcatttttatgttgtttttttcccttcaaacTAAGTGAAATACTTTCTAGACATACACCAAAATTAATTGATAGGTAttgtattaaattaaagttgCAACCAATTTCCTTTAAATCTCAACTgtgagtttttctttgtttcagattGTGGACATTTTCGGTTTTATATAtactaaaatagaaaaaaaaacgcCCAAAAATGCAAGGTTATTGTAGTGATGAAAGAATTTTTTTTCCTAGTATGGCGAAGTCACAACTTGCTCTCTACTCTGCTTCCATATAGCGTACCCTGATATTCTTACCCGAACCCTAACCAATCTCACCTCTCatacctaaacctaaccaactaTGGCAACATgcatgagccaatcagaggcagagtaagGTGGATCCACGACTTCGCCatcctggggaaaaaaaacaaaattgggGGCCACTAAAAGCTAACATTATGTGTCAATATTTGTATCGGAAGTTTATCGTTAAAGGGGCcatatcatgcttttttgtgtttcatatCAGACTCTGATTTGAACGTGTGCGGATGTATTTTAGAAGTaaattgaagaaaaataaataaaatccttctactaatgtttgttttgtagctTCTGGAGCCGCCAGGCGCCTATCAGAACGGAGCGGACtcctcttaaagagacaggagctaaaacagccttaACGGCAGGTATAAGATAACGTTTTTTAACTAGaaatcatgaaaatatattacagtagagccccagaatataaatatagagctggacaCGTCCCCTTTCAAACACTGTTGAATGTCCTGCTCAATACATATCTTCATCAACATGTTCACAATATACAACAAATATCAGCTTATATATCATTACCAGATATTTTAAACTCAAATATCAATCTTGGTATGAGTCAGGCTTTAATACAAACTACCttaaagctgtaaacacaactgGGACTTTTCTGATTCCTGAGATGATATGTGACGTTTTAACAAGGCGGAGAGCAAATGTAGAGAAAGTGAAAAGTGTCACTACAGTTACCCGCTGATCTCCACTGGTGGTAATTGATCAGTAAATGCCCCCGTAGCCATATTTCCTACGGCACTTGAAGGCAGCGTTAACGCCACTCAACTGACAGCAACCGCTGCTGCTGTAGCTGCTCTACAGTTTCCTTCATGTGACTGAAGGTGaccaggctttttttttttaggagtcAGACATAGAGTGGGGGGGATTGGGAGGGGGTAGTTGTACTATTTGTGGGACTAAAATAGCCCCCCGTCAGGTGCAACTTTACACATCGGCTCAGGTTACAACTCAACCAAAACACAGAGGTTCAGAAGCACACGAACGTGGACAGAAAGTGCTTTTCAGTGTTGATTCTTTCTTTGGTTTTGTTCCTAAACTaatccaaaaataaatacatttatttatatatgtacaaaacgtttttttgttttcttttttttgttttctttttacaccACGTGTCTACATGTAAACGACATAAAAGTGGACTCGTCGTCTTCACTTCACATAGCAGCTGAGTGCTTCCCTCCATCTCTGAGCTGTGGAGGCAAAAAAAGGTCATTTTTCTTTAACACCACAAACACGACTCAGTGAAAGCACCATGATACATGAATCCTGAAAACACTAATCCTCCAGAAATGTCCATTTTGTAACAAGTCAGTGTCATTTTCAGCCTCCAAATCacagtttttaattagttagtttcataaatacacatatttcttCCTATAATCCTTTTATtgatcatttaaagatgtttacaACTAATTATCAATTGTTTCAGATAGAAAATTGCTAAATTTAACCTCATCCAACTACCCAATTCTTATCTTTTACTTAATATTTGCAGGCTTTATGAGAGTAATACATATCTGCATAACGACCCTAAATTTAGGTTGCTGTGACAGTGAAACGTGAAATACGTTTGAAAGGTAATCGTGACATAATATTACTGATCTTGTGCCAGATTCTCGTCTCTATTTATAACTGAAAGGTGTCCAGCCAGGCACAAGTATTGTAAACACTTCTCTACTACACACGTGTATTTAGGATAAAAATCTTCTTTAACTTTAAACAACTTAATCTACAGTAtacaacattttatagatacATAATTTAATCCACAATGGATGAAAACTCTACATTTTGTAGTTGAATTCTGTATCTGTACGTCT
The Scomber scombrus chromosome 24, fScoSco1.1, whole genome shotgun sequence genome window above contains:
- the bzw1a gene encoding eIF5-mimic protein 2-A yields the protein MNNQKQQKPTLTGQRFKTRKRDEKERFDPTQFQESIVQGLNQTGTDLEAVAKFLDASGAKLDYRRYAETLFDILVAGGMLAPGGTLSDDMTRTEFCLFTAQEDLETMQAYAQVFNKLIRRYKYLEKGFEEEIKKLLLFLKGFTESERNKLAMLTGILLANGNISASILNSLYNENLVKEGVSAAFAVKLFKSWINEKDINSVASMLRKVGMDNRLMELFPANKRSYEHFSKYFTDAGLKELSDFARNQQSIGARKELQKELQEQMNRGDPQKEIIAYTKEEMKKGNLSEQAMISIIWTSVMSCVEWNKKEELVTEQAIKHLKLYSPLLKAFTSQGLSELSLLLKIQEYCYDNIHFMKAFQKIVVLLYKADVLSEEAILKWYTEAHVAKGKSVFLEQMKKFVEWLKNAEEESESDEEEAD